In a genomic window of Candidatus Babeliales bacterium:
- a CDS encoding histone deacetylase, giving the protein MYKIGFISLHKALMATLLCFASMQVLSKPIKASKLSTMTGAGSVQRSVPIVFHKDYDISFFGIENLHPFDTKKYGKIVRHLEQTCDILSKDLQKPEMVTDAQLKEVHTSNYLAALHHSSVVATIAEVPPLRYLPNFLLQRNMLNSMRYATGGTILGAQLAMENGWAINLGGGYHHAKADGGEGFCFFADIPLAIKKLRETQPGLKVLVVDLDAHQGNGLESILGLDPLTFIFDMYSKNNYPSDYAVRQYIDFDYPLAANIQDHDYLTLLKSELPKAIEATRPDLIMYNAGSDIFEKDPLGRMGVTKNGIIERDAFLFSQAIENKIPILMVLSGGYSAESADIVGTSIENILKKFKLVGGCL; this is encoded by the coding sequence ATGTATAAAATAGGTTTCATATCACTTCATAAAGCCTTAATGGCAACTCTATTATGTTTTGCTTCAATGCAGGTATTATCCAAGCCAATTAAGGCGTCAAAGCTATCAACCATGACAGGCGCGGGTTCAGTACAAAGAAGCGTACCTATTGTTTTTCATAAAGATTATGATATTTCATTTTTTGGCATTGAAAACTTGCATCCATTTGATACAAAAAAATATGGCAAAATTGTTCGCCATTTAGAACAGACGTGCGATATTTTATCTAAAGATTTACAAAAACCGGAAATGGTGACCGATGCACAATTAAAAGAGGTACATACATCCAATTATCTTGCAGCGTTACATCATTCGTCGGTTGTTGCAACCATTGCAGAAGTTCCACCATTACGGTATCTTCCCAATTTTTTATTACAGCGTAACATGCTCAACAGTATGCGTTATGCGACTGGTGGTACCATATTAGGCGCTCAATTGGCCATGGAAAATGGTTGGGCAATTAACCTTGGCGGTGGTTATCATCATGCCAAAGCTGATGGGGGTGAAGGATTTTGCTTTTTTGCAGACATTCCGCTAGCCATTAAAAAGCTTCGCGAAACACAACCGGGATTAAAGGTTTTGGTAGTTGATTTAGATGCGCACCAAGGAAATGGGTTAGAATCAATTCTTGGATTAGATCCTCTTACTTTTATTTTTGATATGTATAGTAAGAATAATTATCCTTCTGATTATGCAGTGCGACAATATATCGATTTTGATTATCCATTAGCCGCCAACATTCAGGATCACGATTATCTAACTCTTTTGAAAAGTGAGTTACCAAAGGCAATCGAAGCAACTCGACCAGATCTTATAATGTATAACGCTGGTTCTGATATCTTTGAAAAAGATCCGCTTGGTAGAATGGGTGTGACTAAAAATGGTATTATAGAAAGAGATGCATTTCTATTTTCACAGGCTATCGAAAACAAGATACCAATATTGATGGTGCTCTCTGGTGGATACAGTGCAGAAAGTGCAGATATTGTAGGAACATCAATTGAAAATATTTTAAAGAAATTCAAACTTGTTGGCGGTTGTTTATAA
- a CDS encoding alpha/beta fold hydrolase: MSDKKFNRPQQPTPPYPYIQEEIAYPNQTDGITISGTLAMPNTVGAFPAVMLVSGMGPNDRNYSMLGHQPFLVLADYLTRHGIAVLRVDKRGVGKSTGAFGPFVTSKDLARDVQSGIDYLTTRKEIDRNAIGLIGHSEGGLIAAMVARQSQSVSFLILMAGAMVTGVEQVLTQVGMQLKADGASKELIDYDAQVREKLLRVVKQESDADTAAAAMRSIMAAYFASLPVTVKAETEKLLFAIKESNAEDMIAFFNSPTYRYWLGHDCVSDLSAVHVPVLAMNGDLDFITVSSIQLPIIKKALDSAGNRDATIVDLPKMNHWFQSCSTGAMSEYGILQETISPIVLGLIADWIRIRFVIKK; this comes from the coding sequence ATGAGCGATAAAAAGTTCAACCGTCCTCAACAACCAACTCCTCCTTATCCGTACATTCAAGAAGAAATAGCGTATCCCAATCAAACTGATGGAATAACCATCTCTGGCACGTTAGCTATGCCAAATACGGTAGGCGCATTTCCTGCTGTTATGCTGGTGTCTGGCATGGGACCAAATGATCGAAATTATTCAATGCTGGGGCATCAACCATTTCTTGTGCTCGCTGATTATTTAACGCGACATGGTATTGCGGTACTTCGCGTTGATAAGCGTGGCGTAGGTAAATCAACGGGCGCATTTGGTCCTTTTGTAACGAGCAAAGATTTGGCGCGAGATGTTCAGTCGGGCATTGATTATCTCACAACCAGAAAAGAAATTGATCGCAATGCTATTGGGCTGATTGGCCATAGTGAAGGGGGATTGATAGCAGCGATGGTTGCCCGTCAATCTCAGTCAGTCTCATTTCTGATACTCATGGCGGGAGCTATGGTAACGGGAGTTGAACAGGTTCTTACGCAAGTTGGCATGCAGTTAAAAGCGGATGGGGCAAGCAAAGAGTTGATTGATTATGATGCGCAAGTTCGCGAAAAGCTGCTTCGTGTGGTCAAGCAAGAGTCTGATGCCGATACAGCAGCTGCGGCAATGAGATCAATTATGGCAGCATACTTTGCATCATTGCCAGTAACGGTAAAAGCAGAAACAGAGAAACTACTTTTTGCTATAAAAGAGTCAAACGCGGAAGACATGATTGCATTCTTTAATTCGCCTACCTATCGTTACTGGTTGGGACACGACTGCGTATCAGATCTGAGTGCCGTGCATGTGCCAGTGTTGGCGATGAATGGTGATTTGGATTTTATTACTGTGTCCAGTATACAGTTACCCATTATTAAAAAAGCGTTGGATTCAGCAGGTAATAGAGATGCTACTATTGTTGATCTGCCTAAAATGAACCATTGGTTTCAGAGTTGTTCAACGGGAGCTATGAGTGAATATGGCATCTTGCAAGAGACCATATCACCGATAGTTCTTGGGCTGATAGCTGATTGGATTAGGATAAGGTTTGTGATTAAGAAATAG
- a CDS encoding YbaK/EbsC family protein — protein MKTVRIYNQENIMNTSLTKSAQSVQAALEKKGLSATVVELSDSTRTAQDAGAAIGCSVAQIVKSLIFKTKETNKPVLVLASGPNRVNEKLIESYVGEKIVKADADFVREITGFAIGGIPPIGHKQQIDLIFIDEDLLTFDSVWAAAGTPNAVFDLHSKDLLEMTGGKVVSIK, from the coding sequence ATGAAAACAGTAAGAATTTATAACCAGGAGAACATTATGAATACATCACTTACCAAAAGTGCGCAAAGCGTTCAAGCTGCCTTGGAAAAAAAGGGATTATCTGCCACTGTGGTAGAACTATCTGATAGCACAAGAACAGCGCAAGATGCTGGTGCTGCTATTGGTTGCAGTGTTGCTCAAATCGTCAAATCACTCATCTTTAAAACAAAAGAAACAAATAAACCGGTTTTGGTGTTAGCATCCGGCCCTAATCGGGTTAACGAAAAATTGATCGAATCATATGTGGGTGAAAAGATTGTTAAAGCTGATGCGGATTTCGTCAGAGAAATTACTGGATTCGCAATCGGCGGCATCCCACCTATCGGACACAAACAACAGATCGACTTAATTTTTATTGATGAAGATTTACTTACTTTTGACAGTGTCTGGGCTGCCGCAGGTACGCCAAATGCTGTATTCGATCTCCATAGCAAAGATCTGCTTGAGATGACTGGCGGAAAGGTCGTTTCTATAAAATAG
- a CDS encoding PadR family transcriptional regulator, protein MAKSNKSQFAILGMLGLLEKSSGYDLKKHMESSTEYFWKEGFSSIYPVLEDLEEQKLIVKIDMPTRSDRKRNVYAITPAGHDTLKQWLMQTPEHIQLRNELLLKVFFGDLIPVEITIEHLENYKKELKDKLASFTDIEHQLRTTNSSESFYGLITLDHGISQASSSLEWCKKTIKTLKSIHNNSGKINE, encoded by the coding sequence ATGGCAAAAAGTAACAAAAGCCAGTTTGCAATCTTAGGAATGCTGGGATTATTAGAAAAAAGCTCTGGATACGATCTGAAAAAGCATATGGAATCGAGTACAGAATATTTTTGGAAAGAAGGTTTTAGCTCCATTTACCCGGTGCTGGAAGATCTAGAGGAGCAAAAATTAATTGTAAAAATAGATATGCCCACAAGGAGCGATCGTAAGCGCAATGTTTACGCCATCACTCCCGCAGGTCACGATACGCTCAAGCAATGGCTCATGCAAACACCGGAACATATACAATTAAGAAATGAACTACTATTAAAGGTTTTTTTTGGCGATCTGATTCCTGTCGAAATTACTATTGAACATCTGGAAAACTACAAAAAAGAACTGAAAGATAAACTCGCCTCATTTACAGATATTGAACATCAGTTACGCACCACCAATTCCTCAGAGTCTTTTTATGGACTCATCACATTGGATCATGGAATTAGCCAAGCTTCCAGCTCTCTAGAATGGTGCAAGAAAACTATCAAAACATTAAAATCAATACACAATAACAGTGGAAAAATTAATGAGTAA
- a CDS encoding IS5/IS1182 family transposase → HVIGMIKRFKIVSDKYRNRRKRFGLRFNLIAGICNFELTK, encoded by the coding sequence CATGTGATTGGAATGATAAAACGATTCAAAATAGTTTCTGACAAGTACCGTAATCGAAGAAAGAGGTTTGGATTACGTTTTAATCTCATTGCGGGAATATGTAATTTTGAGTTAACTAAATGA
- the uvrA gene encoding excinuclease ABC subunit UvrA, with product MSKNVTCTLQCGLPITHDLTKIIVHGAKEHNLKNICFAIPKGKLVALTGPSGSGKSSIATDILQKEYIRQYLESLGMVTDHIEKAKVDSIMGLSPSIGVTQRVTDFNPRSTVGTKSGILTILRNMFAAMGHQPCAGCGKSVKQPLQDKSKLTTIEIEKNETGSSKKITKSYFDCPHCDQQLEKLKMNHFSFNALAGACETCKGVGKIISVDLSRLIDEEKTIRSGGVDFWTESIGKYYENAIVAASKRYNFPFDPAIAIKNYTNQQRDFLLYGITFPDFVKAHKDIQAPKKVSDGNFEGIIQQVLHMYKHNAEKALHDVKKYILHESCNECKNTRLARLGREVTVNGKTVTDVAKLNLGELLQWIQDLDQHVPEDEQQVLSALSGALRERTSHLIEVGLDYLTLERTLPSLSAGESQRVRLAALLGSGLTGVLYVLDEPTTGLHPHDNTKLLKTIRMIQEMGNTILIIEHDMDIVKHADYILDIGPGGGSKGGEVVVSGTPTDVMACAKSSTGTYLAKKAAIKLNSSSAENKALTIRGASEHNLQNIDVNIPTKQLVVMTGVSGSGKSTFLFDILDKVARQHFNRASEVPGKYNSVEGLDYFNRVVTVDQVTIGSSKSTRSNIATYTKLFDFIRDLFASLPEAKARGFGAESFSFNTSNERCENCNGAGVVDIDMTFMPDIETECPVCNGMRFTDELLSVEFQGHNIANILDMTVSDAISVFKQEKKIYTLLDFMRQVGLDYLKLGQSTSTLSGGEAQRIKLATELSKSETGNTLYLLDEPTTGLHPQEVERLLNILKRLVSKGNTVVVIEHNLDIICNADTIIDFGPGGGTAGGNIVATGTPQEIAANKDSLTGQCLKAYASAT from the coding sequence ATGAGTAAAAATGTTACTTGCACCTTACAATGCGGTCTACCGATAACTCATGATTTAACTAAAATCATAGTGCATGGTGCAAAAGAGCATAACTTAAAAAATATTTGTTTCGCGATTCCTAAAGGAAAATTAGTTGCATTAACAGGTCCCTCAGGATCGGGTAAATCTTCTATCGCAACCGACATTCTGCAAAAAGAATACATACGACAATATTTAGAATCACTCGGCATGGTGACGGATCATATAGAAAAGGCAAAAGTAGATAGCATTATGGGACTATCCCCTTCTATTGGCGTTACGCAGCGAGTAACAGATTTTAACCCCCGTTCTACCGTTGGCACAAAGTCAGGAATTCTTACCATTTTAAGAAATATGTTTGCAGCTATGGGACATCAACCGTGCGCAGGCTGCGGGAAAAGCGTCAAACAACCTTTGCAAGATAAAAGTAAATTAACAACCATTGAGATAGAAAAAAATGAAACAGGTTCTTCAAAGAAAATAACAAAAAGCTATTTTGATTGTCCGCATTGTGACCAGCAGCTAGAAAAATTAAAAATGAATCATTTTTCATTCAATGCGCTCGCGGGAGCATGTGAAACCTGTAAAGGGGTCGGCAAAATTATCAGTGTTGATTTATCTCGTCTTATCGATGAAGAAAAAACAATAAGAAGCGGCGGAGTAGATTTTTGGACCGAATCGATTGGGAAGTATTATGAGAACGCTATCGTTGCAGCAAGTAAGCGTTATAATTTTCCATTTGATCCAGCTATTGCGATAAAGAATTACACCAACCAACAGCGAGATTTTTTACTGTATGGAATCACATTTCCAGATTTTGTAAAAGCACACAAAGATATCCAAGCGCCCAAAAAAGTAAGCGACGGAAACTTTGAAGGGATAATTCAACAGGTATTACATATGTACAAGCACAATGCTGAAAAAGCTTTGCATGATGTAAAAAAATATATCCTGCATGAATCATGCAACGAATGTAAAAACACCCGCTTGGCAAGACTTGGCAGAGAGGTAACGGTCAATGGAAAAACTGTGACTGATGTAGCAAAGCTTAATCTTGGCGAACTGCTCCAATGGATACAAGACTTAGATCAACATGTTCCAGAAGATGAACAGCAAGTCCTTTCCGCGCTGTCAGGTGCATTACGAGAACGAACATCACATTTAATTGAAGTTGGACTGGATTATCTAACGTTAGAACGCACACTTCCTTCACTGTCCGCAGGTGAATCTCAAAGAGTACGATTAGCTGCTTTACTTGGCAGCGGACTGACGGGAGTTTTATATGTTCTTGATGAACCAACAACCGGTCTGCATCCGCATGACAATACAAAATTATTAAAAACGATAAGAATGATCCAAGAAATGGGCAACACGATTCTCATCATCGAGCATGACATGGATATTGTTAAACACGCTGACTATATACTCGATATAGGACCTGGAGGAGGTAGCAAGGGTGGAGAAGTTGTAGTGTCAGGTACGCCAACAGATGTTATGGCTTGTGCGAAATCTAGTACGGGTACCTATTTGGCTAAAAAAGCAGCCATTAAACTGAACAGTTCTTCTGCCGAAAATAAAGCCTTAACGATACGCGGGGCCAGTGAACATAACCTGCAAAATATTGATGTTAACATTCCAACAAAGCAGCTTGTTGTGATGACTGGTGTATCCGGGTCGGGAAAATCAACGTTCTTGTTTGATATTTTGGATAAAGTGGCAAGGCAGCATTTTAATCGTGCAAGTGAAGTGCCAGGAAAATACAATTCCGTTGAGGGCTTAGATTATTTTAATCGAGTCGTAACCGTTGACCAAGTTACAATAGGTAGCTCAAAATCAACTCGTTCCAATATTGCAACATACACAAAGCTTTTTGATTTCATCCGAGATTTATTTGCATCTTTGCCAGAAGCAAAAGCTCGTGGCTTTGGTGCAGAATCATTTTCTTTCAATACGTCCAATGAACGTTGTGAAAATTGTAATGGAGCAGGAGTAGTGGATATTGACATGACTTTCATGCCTGATATCGAAACAGAATGTCCCGTTTGCAATGGAATGCGATTTACCGATGAACTACTATCAGTGGAATTTCAGGGTCACAATATCGCAAACATTCTGGATATGACCGTAAGCGATGCTATTTCGGTTTTTAAACAAGAAAAAAAGATTTATACGCTCTTAGATTTCATGAGACAAGTCGGCTTGGACTATTTAAAGCTAGGGCAATCTACTTCCACATTATCCGGAGGAGAAGCACAACGAATTAAATTGGCGACTGAACTGTCCAAATCTGAAACAGGAAATACATTGTACTTATTAGATGAACCCACAACAGGGCTGCATCCACAAGAAGTAGAAAGATTGCTTAATATCTTGAAAAGATTGGTATCCAAAGGAAATACGGTAGTAGTTATCGAACATAACTTAGATATTATTTGTAACGCGGATACGATTATTGATTTTGGTCCCGGCGGTGGCACCGCAGGAGGCAACATTGTTGCAACAGGTACACCGCAAGAAATTGCGGCTAATAAAGATTCATTAACAGGACAATGTTTGAAGGCTTATGCGAGCGCCACTTAA
- a CDS encoding FAD-binding oxidoreductase yields MKCHNCFVPYLSIILSCMITVLPLTHNSLSGGKSRVEINDVSNLNLTRVNRIVSPTTIAKLVNRVDAAKQAGLKVCAAGKRHSQGGHAFYKDAVIIDTNKLNKIIRLDKAKKVITVQPGVTWKQIQQFCNPHSLALKVTQTANIFTVGGSLSVNCHGRDPHYGPLIETIQSFRILLADGSIIRASRQENAELFSLAIGGYGLFGIITEVDITLTDNVVYRKQAKIIPITDYADFVKKNVVHNTDVGLHYGQIMFKDEKIISTTYTKTNNYNKKAFRINKERSILTGKWCLDLQRKYGSSKVCRNFFESTAKLREFMPETTCRNDAMQHRVECLEHVSEHDTDLLQAYFIPLDALPQFIQTLKKSIHDEKIRLLNVLVRYIPKDSESFLRYATEDRFEVVLFFNINRSTSDVAYTQAWTQHLIDTALALDGCYYLPTQLYATDTQIRQAYPMLDAFFTKKRVYDPSELFMNGFYKRYCV; encoded by the coding sequence ATGAAATGCCATAATTGCTTTGTTCCATATCTTTCAATTATCCTCAGCTGCATGATTACTGTGTTGCCATTGACCCACAACTCCCTTTCTGGTGGGAAATCTCGAGTGGAAATTAACGATGTCAGCAACCTGAATCTCACACGAGTAAATCGTATTGTATCACCTACCACAATAGCCAAGCTGGTTAACAGAGTTGATGCAGCAAAACAAGCTGGCTTGAAAGTCTGCGCTGCTGGCAAGCGGCACAGTCAAGGCGGACACGCTTTTTACAAAGATGCCGTTATTATCGATACTAATAAGCTCAACAAAATCATCCGTTTGGATAAAGCAAAAAAAGTCATTACGGTTCAACCGGGCGTTACTTGGAAACAAATTCAACAGTTCTGCAATCCTCATAGCCTTGCCCTTAAGGTCACCCAAACAGCAAATATATTTACCGTAGGCGGATCACTGAGCGTAAATTGCCACGGACGCGATCCGCATTATGGCCCACTCATTGAAACGATTCAGTCGTTTAGAATTCTTTTAGCTGATGGCTCAATTATCCGAGCGAGCAGACAGGAAAATGCAGAGCTGTTTTCATTAGCTATTGGTGGCTATGGCCTTTTTGGTATAATCACTGAAGTTGATATTACGCTCACAGACAATGTTGTTTACCGCAAGCAAGCAAAGATTATACCGATTACGGATTATGCGGATTTCGTCAAAAAAAACGTAGTGCACAATACGGACGTTGGACTTCATTATGGTCAAATAATGTTCAAGGACGAAAAAATAATTAGCACAACCTATACCAAAACGAACAACTATAATAAAAAAGCGTTTCGCATCAATAAAGAGCGTAGTATTTTGACGGGAAAATGGTGCTTAGACCTCCAAAGGAAATATGGTTCATCTAAGGTATGTAGAAACTTCTTTGAATCTACTGCCAAGTTACGCGAGTTTATGCCGGAGACAACGTGTAGAAACGATGCAATGCAACACAGAGTAGAATGCTTAGAGCATGTATCAGAACATGACACCGATTTATTACAGGCTTATTTTATCCCACTAGACGCTTTACCACAGTTCATACAAACGTTAAAAAAATCCATACACGATGAAAAAATTCGGTTACTCAACGTACTCGTTCGCTATATACCAAAAGATAGTGAAAGCTTTTTGCGCTATGCAACAGAAGACCGTTTTGAGGTCGTTCTATTTTTTAACATTAACCGATCTACTTCAGATGTGGCCTATACGCAAGCGTGGACACAACATCTTATCGATACGGCACTCGCGTTAGATGGTTGTTATTATCTGCCTACTCAGCTCTATGCAACCGACACGCAAATTAGACAAGCATACCCAATGCTTGATGCATTTTTTACAAAGAAACGAGTGTACGATCCAAGCGAGTTGTTCATGAATGGTTTTTATAAGCGATACTGTGTGTGA
- a CDS encoding WD40 repeat domain-containing protein encodes MVIRKRYIQITFVSLLMLLAHAIESAAERDGSIPEKSCQTYSDEEIDSILCKVHRLVPVAYKKIKEMLPSVEPVSLCSVDVEALVPEHRIESLHDCAVSQNGQFVVKRSTVFCDGEVKCSISVFDISGEPTLLDTWVEAGKREMIDSTALAVSSDGKTVVMGIKGGGMCITEVGSGGGKSIFCGNGYVKDIMFSGDDTAILADVGTAIVGWDYGNLVKKVLPCKRLVWDALTGKLRAKLGDYRTHVASMAINHDGARAAVAVSDPAWPGTLCFDATTGEKLYSNGTAAYKVAFSPDGQSLAAVGENAINVYNSSGEMTQTIDINQCGRGKNIKYLSFPHPSRLITAGLGNGGGTEILVRALEKSGRIASAFNMRWLSWFGHGGVVGGGDRSLVVRDGHERGFGARLKILRLRTPSLVRAAVLAQSHQQSSRQRLKNASDNKS; translated from the coding sequence ATGGTTATAAGAAAACGGTATATACAGATAACATTCGTAAGTTTATTAATGTTACTGGCGCATGCAATAGAATCAGCAGCAGAGCGGGATGGTTCTATCCCAGAAAAATCGTGTCAAACGTATTCTGATGAAGAGATAGATAGTATTTTGTGCAAGGTGCATCGCTTGGTTCCTGTTGCGTACAAGAAAATAAAAGAAATGTTGCCGTCCGTTGAGCCAGTTTCTTTGTGTAGCGTTGATGTAGAAGCACTAGTTCCTGAACATCGAATTGAAAGTCTACACGATTGTGCAGTGAGTCAGAATGGTCAATTTGTGGTAAAGCGATCGACAGTTTTTTGTGATGGTGAGGTAAAATGCAGTATATCTGTTTTTGATATTAGCGGTGAGCCTACATTATTAGATACATGGGTGGAAGCTGGTAAACGTGAAATGATAGATAGCACTGCTTTGGCCGTAAGTTCAGATGGAAAAACTGTTGTGATGGGGATCAAGGGAGGCGGAATGTGTATAACAGAAGTTGGTTCTGGAGGGGGAAAGAGTATTTTTTGCGGAAATGGGTATGTGAAGGATATTATGTTTAGTGGCGATGATACTGCTATCTTAGCAGATGTGGGGACTGCGATAGTAGGCTGGGATTATGGAAATTTAGTAAAAAAAGTTCTTCCATGCAAGAGACTGGTATGGGATGCCCTTACTGGAAAATTGCGTGCTAAATTAGGCGACTATCGTACTCATGTAGCCTCAATGGCTATAAATCATGATGGAGCCAGAGCTGCGGTAGCGGTAAGTGATCCGGCTTGGCCAGGTACACTATGTTTTGATGCCACTACGGGAGAAAAATTATATAGTAATGGCACAGCTGCATATAAAGTTGCCTTCAGTCCAGATGGGCAGTCACTTGCGGCAGTAGGCGAAAATGCCATAAATGTATACAACTCTTCTGGAGAAATGACACAAACCATTGATATTAATCAGTGCGGGCGCGGGAAAAATATTAAGTACCTATCATTTCCGCATCCTTCTCGTCTTATAACGGCTGGTCTTGGTAATGGTGGTGGTACTGAAATACTGGTACGAGCTTTGGAAAAAAGTGGACGAATTGCGAGTGCCTTTAACATGCGCTGGTTGTCATGGTTTGGGCATGGTGGTGTAGTTGGCGGTGGAGATCGTTCTTTGGTAGTAAGAGATGGGCATGAACGTGGTTTTGGCGCAAGGTTAAAAATTTTAAGGCTACGAACGCCATCTCTGGTGCGAGCGGCGGTTTTAGCACAATCTCATCAACAGTCATCACGTCAGAGATTGAAGAATGCTTCTGATAATAAGAGCTAA
- a CDS encoding alpha/beta fold hydrolase, whose product MNKIKIILIHGNGDSSPQDNWIPYTKTELEKLGFMVLAPQFPDAPLSREKYWIPFLENELKADQHTVLVGHSTGAIAAMRFAENHTLLGSVLIGGYATDLGIESEKLSGYFNRPWNWSAIINNQQWIIQFASTDDPWIPIDEPRLVHQKLHSEYYEFTHQGHFGGDYDKKEFPELVQVLRKKLLS is encoded by the coding sequence ATGAATAAGATAAAAATTATTTTAATACATGGTAATGGTGATAGTAGTCCTCAAGACAACTGGATTCCGTATACAAAAACAGAATTAGAGAAGCTGGGATTCATGGTTCTTGCGCCACAATTTCCAGATGCTCCACTGTCACGAGAAAAATATTGGATTCCTTTTTTGGAAAATGAACTAAAAGCAGATCAGCATACAGTGCTTGTTGGACATTCAACCGGTGCGATAGCTGCAATGCGCTTCGCCGAAAATCATACGCTGCTGGGATCAGTACTGATTGGCGGATATGCCACCGATTTAGGTATTGAAAGCGAAAAGCTAAGTGGCTATTTTAATCGTCCCTGGAATTGGTCTGCTATCATAAACAACCAACAATGGATTATCCAATTCGCATCTACCGATGATCCATGGATTCCGATAGACGAACCAAGACTTGTTCATCAAAAACTACATTCAGAATATTATGAGTTTACTCATCAAGGGCATTTTGGTGGAGATTATGATAAAAAAGAGTTTCCTGAATTAGTCCAAGTATTGAGAAAAAAATTATTATCTTAA
- a CDS encoding methyltransferase domain-containing protein: MLLLQIILGLACFIILISVVWNILSRYYTIPCPTWLAWLVERDNPFSTINRAETIIKNLKLIPGMVVLDAGCGPGRLTIPLAHTVGPHGLVVALDIQAGMLEKVRQKANVAKLQNIIFLQAGIGEGKLEKNKFDRAVLVTVFGEIRDKNVAMQEIFDALQPGGILSVTEIIFDPHFNRRSTIVKYATASGFQKKESFGSCIAFTLNFEKPDHAIML; encoded by the coding sequence ATGTTGTTATTACAGATTATTCTTGGATTAGCTTGTTTTATTATTTTGATAAGTGTGGTTTGGAATATTCTCTCTCGTTATTATACGATTCCGTGTCCAACGTGGTTGGCATGGTTGGTTGAGCGAGATAATCCTTTTTCTACTATTAATCGAGCTGAAACCATTATTAAAAATTTGAAACTTATACCAGGTATGGTTGTTTTGGATGCTGGTTGTGGTCCGGGTAGACTCACTATTCCACTTGCGCACACGGTTGGTCCACATGGCTTGGTGGTAGCGCTTGATATTCAAGCGGGAATGTTGGAAAAGGTGCGTCAAAAAGCGAACGTTGCAAAGTTACAAAATATTATCTTTTTGCAGGCGGGAATAGGGGAAGGAAAGTTGGAAAAAAATAAATTTGATCGCGCTGTATTAGTGACGGTATTTGGTGAAATTAGGGATAAGAATGTAGCGATGCAAGAGATTTTTGATGCACTTCAGCCAGGGGGAATATTGTCAGTAACAGAGATAATCTTTGATCCGCATTTTAATCGACGCAGTACGATTGTAAAATATGCAACTGCATCTGGATTTCAAAAAAAGGAATCATTTGGAAGTTGTATTGCATTTACGCTTAATTTTGAAAAACCTGATCATGCAATAATGCTATGA